The sequence AGTCGTGTTTCAAGTTGCTCTAAGCGCGCCAGAATATCGTTAGTCATTGATTTGATTCTCTAGATTTTTTTGATTCACGTTAGATAAGGCCCAGCGCTCGCCTAAGCCAGACGAGCTAACGCTGTAAATTTCTTTGTCGCCAATAAATGCCACGTCGTAAACCATAGCACTGGCGGGGCGCAGTTTGGTGTGCGTGCCCACCTGCCACTCTTGCAGCAGTTGACCGCTATCGAGTTGCCATAATTCTAAGCGTCGGGCGGTGCTGCCGGTTAGTAGTCTATTGTGCGCGGCGTCTAGCCTGGCACTGACAAACGTTTGGCCGCGGTAAGGTACTTGCAACTTTGATAGCAACTCACCCGAGGGCAGTTGATGTAATTGACCTTGGCCTTGGGCATCGGCGCTAAAGGCCGTTTGGCCTTGGGCGTCTAAGCGCACCACGGTAATACTGTTCTCTTGTTGCCATTGGCTCAGCACGCGGGCATCTGTGGTTTGCCAGAGTAAAACTTGGCCATCCAAGCTGCCACTTAAGGCATAACGGCCATTAGCGGAGAGATCGACGGTGTTGATGCGATTATTGCCTTCGGGCCTTTGGTGGCCCATAAATAGCAGCCGTCGCCCGGTTTGTAAGTCCACAAACTCTACCGTGCCATCTTGATAGCCCAGCAGCATGCTGCGTGCCGCGTCACTGATGGCTAAAGTACGCAGAGATTGGGTGAGCTCATAAAAGCCGAGGTTTTGACCCTCTTGCAGCGACCACAGGGCCACGGTTTTTTCAGTGGCCGTGGCGGCCGTTTGGCTATCTGGCGAGCTGGCTAATAGTATGATGCTCTCACTCGATGTCCCTTGATACCAGTGATAAATAGGCGCAGATTCGCCCGCTTTCCACACTTGCACCGGACTGGGGCCCGTGGCAACAAAAGTGAAGCGGCCATCAGAGGTGGTTTGCGCGGCCAGCACAGAGCCGTTAGCAAAACGGCGTTGCTCAAGAGGTGAATCGGTGGCATCACAGCCCGTAAGCTGCAAAAAAGTGACGCATAGCATCAAGCTAAGTAGGTAAGCAGGCATTTTTATCAGTTTGGGCTTTCGCATCGGCAAGAGGACACGTTAGTATAGGTTCGGATTTATAAGCATCTCATTTTCCATGGGAATTTTCCCCTATTCTGGAGCTAATAATGAAAAAATTGTTACAAGTCAGTTTACTTGCCTCTGCGGTATTAGTGGGCCTGAGTGGTTGTAATGACGACAAGGCGACCACCTCTGCCCCTGCGGCTGAGCAGAAAGCGCCTGCTACTCAAGAAACGGCTGCGAATGAATTCACCAGCTTTGAAGCTAAGTCTGCGTATGCCATTGGTTTATCTATGGGTCGCTACATTGGCTCTACGCTAGAGAAACAAGAAGAGCTGGGTGTGAACTTGGACAATGACACCATTCTTAAAGGCGTTCAGGATGGCTTTACCGATAATGGCAAGATGAGCGATGAAGAAATTCAGACCGCATTAACCGCCTACGATGAGCACATCAATGAGCTTATCGAAACCCAAGCCAAAGAGCAGTCGACTAAGAGCTTGGAAGAAGGTAAGAAATTCTTAGCTGAAAATGCCAAGCGTGACGGCGTTAAGGTGACTGAGTCTGGCTTACAGTACGAAGTGCTGACTGAAGGAAAAGGCGATAAGCCTAAAGCCGAAGACATGGTTACCGTGCACTATGTGGGCACACTCACCGATGGCACCGAGTTTGATAGCTCAATTAAACGTGGCGAGCCGACCAGCTTCCCGTTGAACCAAGTGATCCCAGGTTGGACCGAAGGCGTGCAGTTAATGCCAGTGGGCGCTAAGTACAAGTTTGTGATCCCCTCCGATTTGGCCTACGGCGAAACCGGTGCTAATACCATTCCGGGTAATGCGGTACTGATCTTTGAAGTTGAGCTGTTAGATATCGAATCAGACGAGCCAGCCGCTGAGGTTACAGAAGAAACTAAAGCTGAAGTAGCCGAAGTTAAAGAAGAAGCTAAAGCCGAAGTAGCTGAAGTTAAAGAAGACGCTAAAGCGGAATAAGCTTGAACTGAATTGATGATGTTGACGGCGCCTTAGGGCGCCGTTTTTATTTGTGCCTTATTTGTGCCAATAGTGCCTGCCAGCCGTTATCTTGCAGTAATAACTGTTCTTTTTTTACCTTAGTTAAGCGCTTAAGCCGCAGCTCTAATTTGAGGGCTTGGGATTGGTCCGCGACTTCGCGCTGCCACACCAAGTGCGCCGGACGCCGCGCCCACACATAACGTGAGGCACGGGAGCGCTGTTGATTGTGCTCCATGCAGCGCCGCTCTGGATCTAAGCTAATGCCTGCATACAGGCTGCCATCCACGCAACGTACTAAGTAAAGATACCAAGGGGCAGGTGTATTTTCGGGCTGTATGCTCTCAGGCTGAATGTGCTCGGGCAAAACTTTTGACAAAGAGTCGGCTAAACAAGTGGTCATAAAGCCAGTGGGCTCAGTGGCACTTGCACGGTTTGTGGCGCATAACAGAGATCGGTGGTGCAGCCTTGATACTGCACCGTCACATACGCCTGCTCCGCTACATGCTGCAAGGGCACGTTTAACGTGAAGGGCTGCTTATATACTTGGCTCTTGCCAAAATATTCGTCCTCATGGGGCTCGCCTGCGGGCAACTGCCAGTCTCCGAAAGTGGCCAGTTTAGGTGCCAGGGTGAGCTGGTGACGATAGAGATAATAGCCAGGCGCTATATCAAAACTGAGCTGCAGTGAGTCCGTGGTTTGGTTTGAGCTCAATATAAAAGCTTGGTCGGCGGTTAAAAAGTCGCTCTGGTTACTGGTGGCTTTATCGTTAATGCCTAGCCAATCTAGCAGGCCCGCGTGGGCTAAGCTTGGAGCCAGCGAAGTGCTCAATAAACTCAATAAAAACAGATGAGTATAGTTTTTTTTCTTTAGCTTGAGCGTAGAAATAAGCACAGGCATGGGCTGCTAACCTCATCAATAATGGCGGGAAGACGCCACTATATCGCGGCTCTTAGCTAAAAGCATCGGGCGTTGTTTATTGAAAATGGCACGCTTTGTCCCCATTATCATGTTTTAACCCCAATTAAGCGCGGTTTAAGCGCAAGACGAGGCATGAGTGGGTAAGGTGTTTCTATTGTTCGTGGCAGCAACGCTGTTAGAAATATTTGTGTTTATCGAAGTGGGCTCCGCCATCGGTGCGATGAGCACCATAGTATTAATTTTACTCAGTGCCATAGTGGGCTTGAGCTTGGTGCGGATCCAAGGGTTTCAAACGCTAATGGAGGCGCAGCGTAAGGTTAGCTTAGGTGAACCACCGGCCCGTGAAATGCTCGGTGGCATTATGCTGGCGCTTAGTGGCATCTTGTTGGTATTGCCGGGTTTTGTGTCGGATATGCTGGGCTTGTTGCTGTTGTTGCCGCCAGTGCGCGAAGCGCTAGTGGCGCGTTTGCTAAGCAAGGTGAAAATGCAGACTCGACAGCAAGGACATACCTTCAGTGGTGAATTTCATCACACCGATGGTAGCGATCAGCAAGCGCGATTAGATGAGTTCCTTAAGTCTCATCAAAATAACCCTCAGCAAGACGGCGCTCAGTCAAATAAGCAGGACTCAGGTACCACCTTCGAAGGTGACTTTGAGCGTAAAGACGATAAGTAATTTATAGCACCAAGCACCAAGCTAAACAAAAAATCCCACACCTCCACGCTCTGGCGTGGAGGTGTTTTTTGAGCGGGTGAGACTCGATGGTCGGGTGTTTTAGCTTGGTGCTCGGCGCTTAGCGCTGTTACATAGGTCTCTTGATTTTCCACGGGAAGCGCCACCAAGCGAAGAGTCCGGCGATAATGCCGGCCAGGATATTGGCTACTAAAATGCCGATAAACACTCCTTGCTCACCGCGCCACAGGTTGCCCAGCCACGCCAAGGGCAACAAGATGCCAAATAGTCGTAGGCTGTTTAAGCCCAACGAGATACTCGACACTCTTAGGCCATTTAAGGCTGAGGCCAGCAGCATAAAGCAGCCTTGTAAGCCGTAGCCCAGCGGCACTAATCGCAGGTAAAACGTCAGGTGTGCACTGACCTCTTCATTATCAGTAAAGCGCTGGGCCAGCCAAGGCGCGCTTAGCCACAGCAAGCCAAATAAGGCTAACTGAAATAACAAGGCGAAGCGCATCGACTGCAAGAGGGCGCTGCGACTGCGCTGGTGTAAACCGGCACCGGTATTTTGCGAAATAAAGGGTGCGAGCACAGAACCGAGCGCCATAATGCCAATCAGCAACATGGCTTCGATACGTGAGGCAGCACCATAGGCGGCCACCACTTCGGTGCCTAAACCGGCCAAGATCATCATTAATACGGCGGTGCTTAATGGATTCAGCAAGTTAGTAAAACAAGCAGGCAAGGCCACGTGTAATAGCTGGCGCCAATGGGCAAACATACGACGAGTCTGCTGCAAGGGCCACACTAATAATCGCTCGCGGCGCCACAATAACCACAAGCCCACGCTGCAGGCCATTAACCAAGAGCACGCTGAGGCAATGGCCGCACCCTTAATACCTAATTCGGGGAAAGGGCCTAAGCCAAAGATCAGCAGCGGATCCAAGATACCGTTTACCAAGCCCGCTACTATCATCACTAGGCTTGGGGTGCGGGTGTCACCAGTGGCGCGAATGGCCGAGTTGGCCACCATGGGCAACACCAACAGCGGCACCGTCATATACCAAATCCACATATAGTCGTGCAGTAGCAATAGCAGCGCCTCTGTGGCGCCTAATAGCCGAAACAGCGGGTCTATGGTGAGCGTACCCAACACCGACAATAAACAAATTAAGCCCAAGGTTAATAACAAGCTGTGGCTGGTAAACAGCGCCGCCTGTTGGTGATTTCCGGCACCGAGTGCTTGGCCCATGCACGCCGAGAGGCCGGCACCTAAGCCCATGGCCAGTGAAATCACTACAAAGGTCACCGGAAAGGTAAAGCTAATGGCGGCCAGTGCATCTGTGCCCAATAAACCGATAAAAAAGATATCGACCAGATTAAAGGCCTGAATGGCCATAATGCCCAGCGCCATGGGGCCGGCCATCTTGGTCAGTTGCCGGCCAATGGGCGCGGTGAGCAATAAGTTTGGTGAACCCACAAATGATCTCTTGGGATGGTGCGGCACTCTCTTTGGGCAAAATTAGCCCTGAGTGCGCGCGTCATGAATGAAAATTTTATGCCTAAACCCTTGAAGCAGAAAAAATTGCTCCCATATAGTAAGACAGTCTAACAGTTTGCGGCCGTCGGCCGTTTATGTCACTAAGTAACACCACTCATCAGGAGAGTTATTGATGAAAATTCGTCCATTACATGATCGCGTTATTATTAAACGTACCGAAGCCGAGTCAAAATCTGCCGGAGGCATAGTGCTGACTGGGTCTGCCGCCGAGAAATCTACCCGCGGCGAAGTGCTGGCAGTAGGTAACGGCCGCGTACTGGACAGCGGTGAAGTGAAAGCCATGTCCGTTAAAGTGGGTGATCAGGTTATTTTCAACGAAGGCTACGGCGTAAAAACCGAAAAGCTGGACGGCCAAGAAGTGCTGATCCTGTCTGAAAATGACATTCTCGCGATCGTTGAGTAATTCTCACCTTTCCCCATTTTAATTTACACGCTAAGGAATATAAAGAATGGCTGCTAAAGACGTAAAATTTGGTAATGACGCCCGCGTAAAAATGCTGGCAGGCGTAAACATCCTCGCCGACGCCGTTAAGGTAACCCTGGGCCCTAAAGGTCGCAACGTAGTACTGGATAAGTCATTCGGTGCACCTGTGATCACTAAAGACGGTGTATCCGTTGCCAAAGAAATCGAGCTGGAAGACAAGTTCGAAAACATGGGCGCCCAGATGGTTAAAGAAGTGGCGTCTAAGGCGAATGACGAAGCCGGTGACGGTACTACTACTGCAACCGTATTAGCTCAGTCTATCGTGAACGAAGGCCTAAAAGCCGTTGCCGCTGGTATGAATCCAATGGATCTGAAGCGCGGTATCGACAAAGCCGTTCGCCACGCTGTAGAAGAGCTGAAAGCATTATCTGTACCTTGTAAAGACACCAAAGCCATTGCTCAGGTAGGCACTATCTCTGCCAACGCCGATGAAACTGTGGGTGCTTTGATCGCTGAAGCCATGGAAAAAGTGGGCACAGATGGCGTGATCACCGTTGAAGAAGGCCAAGGCTTGCAAGACGAGCTGGATGTGGTTGAAGGCATGCAGTTTGACCGCGGTTACTTGTCTCCCTATTTCATCAACAAGCAAGAAACAGGTACCGTTGAATTAGACGACGTGTTTGTGCTGCTGGTTGATAAGAAAGTGTCTAATATCCGCGAATTGTTGCCGGTATTGGAAGGCGTAGCTAAGCAATCTAAGCCGTTATTGCTGATTGCTGAAGATGTTGAAGGCGAAGCGCTGGCCACCTTGGTGGTGAACAACATGCGCGGCATCGTGAAAGTTGTGGGCGTTAAAGCGCCAGGCTTTGGCGACCGTCGTAAAGCTATGCTGCAAGATATCGCCATTCTGACCGGCGGTACTGTGATCTCTGAAGAAGTGGGTCTGGATCTGGAAAAAGCGACGCTGGAAGACTTAGGTCGTGCCAAGCGCATCGTGATCAGCAAAGACAACACCACCATTATCGATGGCGCCGGTGAAGCGACCACCATTGAAGGTCGTGTAGCGCAAATTCGCCAGCAAATTGAAGAATCTTCTTCAGACTACGACAAAGAAAAACTGCAAGAGCGCGTGGCCAAATTGGCAGGCGGTGTAGCCGTTATCAAAGTCGGTGCTGCGACCGAAATGGAAATGAAAGAAAAGAAAACTCGCGTCGATGATGCACTGCATGCCACTCGCGCTGCAGTAGAAGAAGGCGTAGTACCGGGCGGCGGTGTGGCACTGGTACGTGCTGCGAGCAAGCTTGCAGAGCTGACCGGTGACAACGAAGACCAGAACGTGGGTATCAAGGTTGCTCTTCGCGCCATGGAATCTCCACTACGTCAAATTGTTACCAACGCCGGCGAAGAAGCGTCAGTGGTGGTTTCTAAAGTGAAAGACGGTTCAGGTAACTTCGGTTATAACGCCGGTAACGGTACGTACGGCGATATGCTGGATATGGGCATCTTGGATCCGACTAAAGTAACGCGCTCTGCACTGCAGTTTGCGGCTTCAGTAGCGGGCTTGATGATCACCACCGAAGCCATGATCACCGATCTGCCACAGAAAGATGGCCCAGGCATGCCTGATATGGGCGGCATGGGTGGAATGGGCGGCATGATGTAATTTAAATTACCTCATGCGGCGGGGTTTAATCCCTTAGCCATATAAAAACCGGGCCTTGTGCCCGGTTTTTTGATCTGGGCGATGGGTATTCGCTCGAATGCGCAAGACTGATATTGAATTTAATAAGATTTAGACGCGCAGGTTAAAATGCTATAGTCGTCGTATCATGTGCACATTATAATATGTGACATAAAGCATTGTTTTTGAAATAAATATTACCTAATGTGCTAGTTTGCGCGGTCGTATAAGGAGAGTGCATGAGGTTGCTAGCGGGAATACTGCTGTTGTTGCTCGCCCAAGTTACTCAGGCCGGCACTGAGCCGGTGATACTGAGTGTCTACGGCGATATTCAATTGGATGAAAACCATTACCAAAGACTCGACTTTACCTTAAGTGAATTACAAGCACTGACTCAAGCCGAGGTCACCACCTCTCACCCTTGGAATACGAAGGCGCAACACTATCGCGGTGTTGATCTGAATGCATTATTCCAGCAGCTGTTTGCCCAAAAACATATCACCAGCTTAAACCTAGAAGCGCTGAACGGCTTTAGCGTGATGCTGGATTGGTCGAAAATTAACGAGTTCTCTCCTATTTTGGCGTGGCAAGAGGATGGCCAATTGATGAGTCGGCGTAATAAAGGGCCTTTATGGCTGGTCTTGCCTTTTGATCAAATGTCTAAAGTGAAGCAAGCCGAGTTCATGCATTACATGGCGTGGCAGCTGAAAGTTATAAGGGTGTACTCGGAGCCTGAATGAAACGCTTCTTTGCCTCTTACCCTCGACTTGACGGCCAATATGGTCGTGTTTCTGCCATTAAATTTTTATTGGGCGGCGGTTTACTGTTGGTGATGCTGTATTTTGGCAGTGGTGCCAGTCAGACGCTGGGTAAGATCCGCGAGCATAACACCTTGCTTGAGCAGCGCACCTATGAGGTGCCTTGGTCGCTGATGCAATTACAGCTGGAAATGGGCCGCTTTTTAGATGCGGTACGACTGCGCCATGCGGCAGCCATCAGCCAAGATGATTTTATGCTGCGCTACGATATTCTGTGGAGCCGAACCCCCCTTTTGTTGAGCAGTCAGTTTAAAAGTGGCCTTGGCGAACGCCCCGAGCTGGGTCTGCTGATCCGCCAAATTGATGCCCGCATTCATGAACTGGAGCCTACAGTTGAAGGCTTGCAGCCTCACTCTCCTGATTATCTGATTATTTTAACCGCGCTAAGCCCTTATCTTGAGCCCTTATCGCGCACTGTGAGTGCGCTCATGCATGATAACGTGCGCTTTTATGCGGAGTATGACCTTGCCTATCGCCAATTAGGCAAACAGCTTTATCGGTCGATAGAGGGCTTTTTTGTTGCCTTACTGCTGCTGCTCGTGCTGTTGTTTCGTGAACTGCATCGTTATTGGCGCTTACAGCAACAAGACCCCTTAACTGGACTGCCAAACCGTTTGGCATTGCAACGCCACATCAGCACGCTGATTGAACAAGACCAACCTTTTAGTCTGACTTTATTAGAGCTTAAAGATCTGAATAGTCACTATCAGCACTTTGGTTTTAAGGTGATAGATCAGCTGTTGCAAGTGTGCTGTGAGCGGTTACAAGGCAGCCTATTAGGCTATGAATACCTGGCTCAACCTAGTGAAGGTAAAATAGTGGTGGTGGGCAAAGGAGTGGTGGAGTTGGCGGATATTCGCGCCCAACTCTCCAGATTCAGCCACGTCTTGAACGAGAAAGCGTCCGTCGCGGGCTATGACTTTTACATGGAACCCTTAATGGGTGTGGTGTTATATCCGTTTGATGCAGATAACCTCGTCGATCTGCAAGCGCGGTGCGAGCTGGCTTTGGAGTTGTGCAAGCAGCAGCAAAAAAACTATGTGTTCTTTGACCCTTCGTTATTAAAAGAAATGTCACGCCGCCAGCAATTGGCCAAAGATTTACCGGCCGCCATCACCAGTAATAGCCTAACGCTGCAGTTACAGCCACTGCTCACTTGGCCTGCCCAGCAGTGTGTGGGCTTACAAGTCTTAACCAGCTGGCATCACCCCAGCTTTGGCGTGATAGCGCCGGCGGAGTTGCAGCGCATGACTGAGCAGTATCAGTGTGCAGAAGGCGTGATGCTGTGGAGTTTGCAGGCTATGTGCAGCCAGTTGCGCGTGTGGCAGCGCCATGCTTATCAGGATTATTTACCTAATTCCCTGCCTAACTCTCTACCTAATTCTCTACCTAATTCTCTACCTAACTCTCAGCAGGATCCTCAGCCACCCTTATTTATTAGCGTGACGCTGCCTGCGCCGTTATTTCGCTTAGGCATAGAAGTGAGCTTATTGGCGGTGTTGCAACAGTATTCCATTACGCCCGCCAGTCTGGTGTTAGAGATCAATGAAGAGATAGTCGCCACAGATATGCCGACGGCTAACCTGATACTGGCGCGCATGAGAGCCGTGGGCATTCGTATTATGTTGACTGAGTTTGGCAGTGGCAGCGCGCCCTTAGGGCCATTGTCACAGTTACCTTTGGATTGGCTAAAGCTTAATGCCACCCAGTGTACTGGTATTGAACATCAAGGTGATGCTCGTCGCCAGCTCACCGCCTTATTGGCCATGGCCGAGGTGTTGACGGTGCCGGTGGTATGTTGCGGGGTGGATCATGTGAGTGAGTTAACGGCACTGGAAAGCTTAGTGCTAGACAGCTCCGCATCAGCAAGACCAGAACGAACAAGGCCAGAGTCAAACAACCATAACGCCGCCTTGTTAGTACAAGGTGACGCCGTAGGTGAGCCGCTGCTAGTGACAGAGGTAGGAGAGTGGCTTAAACGTAGCGCTCAGTTAAAAATAAACAGTTAAGCGCAGCTAAAGATAAACAGTCAGTTAGAGAGAAACATGAGCCATGCTAGGCAAAGGTATTTTCCTCACGCCTCACGCCGAGGGCAGGCGCATAAATTGCTGCAGCGTTTCGGCCAGTAACTGAATTTTATGCACCATGCGCGAAAGCAGTGCTTGATACTCTTGCTCACTCACAGTGATCAGTATTTCCAACTCTTCTACCAGCTCGGCCACGTAGGGTAAAAAATGGTCGGCTTTGGTAATAAACTGGCTGTCTTCACGCAACACGGCATTGAACTTGGCCTGACCTTTAGTACGCAGCTCGGCCAGCTTTTTATCTGCATCAATCGCCATGTGATACAGCTCTTTTAGGGTGTCATTTAACTTAGTAGTAACGGCGTCGTGCATAGGGTTTCCTTTAACGGCTAAGCCGCATCAATTAATGATAAAAATTTCTAAAGATTAAGTCCGCTAGTCTTTAGCTCTGTGTTGGCTCTAGCCCTAAATCAATGGGCGTTTTATTAGCTTCGCCGCCAATTTCGCGCACCAATTTAGGCACTAAAAATCCCGGTAATTCAGCGAGCAGCTCAGCCATCAGTGCTTTGGCCTTAGCGTCACTTACGGCAAAGTGTGCAGCTCCCGCCACCTTATCTAACTGATGCAGATAATAGGGCAAGATGCCGGCGCTAAACAGTCGCTCCGACAATGCGCATAAAGTGTCAGCGTCATCATTTACGCCCGCCAGCAGTACGCTTTGATTGAGCAGGGTAATGCCCGCTTGACGCCAACTGTTGAGCCGCTGGCTCAAGTCATCATCTAGCTCATTGGCATGATTGATGTGCAACACCATAACCGCTTGCAGGCGACTATTGCTTAGAAGCTCACGTAATCCATCGGTGAGGCGCGCGGGTATTACCACGGGTAAACGCGTATGAATGCGCAGCCGCTTCAGGTGCGGGATAGCAGAGAGCTCTGCAAATAAGTGGGCTAGGTGGTTATCTTTGGCCATTAATGGATCGCCACCGGAGAGGATCACTTCGTTAATCTCTGGGTGCGCGGCTATGTAGGCTAATGCCGCCTGCCAACCCGCTTGATCTGGGCTGTTTTCTGCATAGGGAAAGTGGCGGCGAAAACAATAGCGGCAATTTATAGCACAGCCGCCCCGCACCACGAGCAACACCCGCGAGCGATATTTGTGCAATAAGCCGGGCAGAGCGCTGTCGTGCTCATCAAGCGGATCGGTCACAAAACCCGGCACGTCAGCAAATTCATCACCTAAGGGCAGCACTTGGCGCAGTAGCGGATCATTTGCATCGCCTTTAACCATTTTATCGGCAAAGGGGCGCGGTACGCGCATGGGAAACAAGCGCCGCGCGGCAAAGCCTGCTTGCCAAGGTGCGGCGTCTATTTTTAAGTAGCCCAACAGCTGCTCGGGAGAAGTAAAGGCCTGGCCCAGTTCTTTTTGCCAGTTAATATGTAAATTTCCCTGTTTTAGGGGTATGATTGCCGGCATTTTCTGCAACTCTGTCAAACTCACGAGGGTAACATGGCCTCTTATAATACCAATGATTTCCGCGCTGGCCTAAAAATTATGTTGGACGGTGAGCCTTGCGCTATCGTTGAAAACGAATTTGTTAAGCCAGGTAAAGGTCAAGCATTTAACCGCGTTAAATTACGTCGTCTACTTAACGGTAAACAGCTGGAAAAAACCTTTAAGTCCGGCGAAACCTTTGATGCGGCCGATGTGATCGATATGGAAATGGCGTATCTGTATAACGATGGTGAGTTTTACCACTTTATGGATAACACCACCTTTGAGCAGTTGGCTGCCGATGAGAAAGCGGTAGGCGATACTAAGCTGTGGCTCAAAGAACAAGACGTATGCACACTCACATTGTGGAATGGCTCGACCATTTCAGTCACAGCGCCTAACTTCGTTGAGTTAGAAGTGGCTGAAACTGATCCCGGCCTAAAAGGTGACACTGCCGGTACCGGTGGTAAGCCTGCAACCTTGGTGACCGGTGCTGTAGTACGAGTACCGTTGTTTATTCAAATCGGCGAAGTGTTGAAAGTAGACACCCGCTCAGGTGAATACGTATCACGCGTAAAGTAAGTATCAAGCCTTGCGAATAAAAACGGCACCCCTGGGTGCCGTTTTTTATTGCGTGCGGAGTGAGGCGTAGAGGATGAGGAGAAAAATCCCCTCACGCCTCACGCCTTACTCTTTACCGTAGACGTTATTTTCTTGCTCACGTACACGGATAAAAGTAGTGCGCTTGGTCAGCTCTTTTAAACGGGCTGCACCCACATAAGTACAAGTAGAGCGTACGCCACCCAAGATATCTTGAATGGTGTCTTCTACTGGGCCACGATAAGCCAACTGCACGGTTTTACCTTCTGCGGCGCGATACTTGGCCACACCACCTGAGTGCTTGTCCATGGCGCTTGATGAGCTCATGCCATAGAAGTTCATGTAGGTTTTACCGTCGCGCTCAACCAGCTCGCCACCACACTCTTCGTGAGCGGCTAACATGCCACCTAACATCACAAAGTCTGCACCGCCACCAAAGGCTTTGGCTACGTCACCTGGGCAAGTACAACCGCCGTCACCGATGATCTGGCCACCTAAACCGTGAGCTGCATCAGCACACTCGATAATGGCAGACAGCTGCGGATAACCCACACCGGTTTTCACGCGGGTGGTGCACACAGAGCCTGGGCCTATGCCCACTTTAACGATGTCGGCACCGGATAAAATCAGCTCTTCTACCATTTCACCGGTGACGACGTTACCGGCAATAATGGTGTGCTTTGGAAATTCTTTGCGCGCGCGGCTAACAAAAGACGCGAAGTGCTCGCTGTAGCCGTTGGCCACGTCGATGCAGATAAAGTTTAGCTCATCAGACAGCGCTAAAATCTGCTGCAACTTCTCAAAATCTTTGTCAGAAATACCACTAGAAACGATCACATGTTGCAATGTTTCGGTCGTTTCGCCTTCAACAAAGGCCTGCCACTCGGCGACTGAGTAGTGTTTGTGCACGGCGGTAAGAATATCGTGCTTTGCCAGTGCTCGGGTCATAGAGAAAGTCGCGACCGTGTCCATGTTAGCGGCAATAAGTGGCACACCAGACCAGCTGCGACCAGAATGCTTAAACATAAACTCGCGGTTGAGCTCTACTTGAGAACGGCTGTTAAGGGTTGAGCGCTTAGGACGGAACAATACATCG comes from Oceanisphaera profunda and encodes:
- a CDS encoding GMP reductase; translated protein: MRIEEDLKLGFSDVLFRPKRSTLNSRSQVELNREFMFKHSGRSWSGVPLIAANMDTVATFSMTRALAKHDILTAVHKHYSVAEWQAFVEGETTETLQHVIVSSGISDKDFEKLQQILALSDELNFICIDVANGYSEHFASFVSRARKEFPKHTIIAGNVVTGEMVEELILSGADIVKVGIGPGSVCTTRVKTGVGYPQLSAIIECADAAHGLGGQIIGDGGCTCPGDVAKAFGGGADFVMLGGMLAAHEECGGELVERDGKTYMNFYGMSSSSAMDKHSGGVAKYRAAEGKTVQLAYRGPVEDTIQDILGGVRSTCTYVGAARLKELTKRTTFIRVREQENNVYGKE